One window of Cervus elaphus chromosome 6, mCerEla1.1, whole genome shotgun sequence genomic DNA carries:
- the CCDC96 gene encoding coiled-coil domain-containing protein 96: MDDHPGDPETEDGEVESLASRLSGVKASSVPPSPVEPAKPEPETKTVEASEEGAAAPKPAKSQEGLAVTEAADEEGSEELESPAEAQEEAEPGKPREAGPGEPAEPEPEEPEEGEEEEGEEEAAAAAVAEPGRKGAPSQVSLQQATVGKEEAAAARGTAQLGQVEEDEESEASEEGLEARVPRKDEDELRNLDEGLAVEPHDWSEEEQKQQEQQLRAELLEQYRALVVERGRYQRYNIYLQHRIFEALRKKKGVEAAAEAPGGDRGAEPEASEKEQAYLRHLAVLEDLRKQEADDLRWYHHELDQLKLQCQEKVSRVDKEWRRFQALKKQVVMQAMGSCRMRGGRQVALREVEQIQALEDKKEKEMSAVRLENVQLKQSLVHFETRMRTQEDLTEGLLLIDFEQLKIENQTFNEKVEERNEELLKLRHKVTNNVQIITHVKEKLHFVDIENMCKKAELMEIEAQVAQKRDILTKTKQARDGLRLDNIRLNQKCGLLGKESLLRDMEEKVDRTEVLNQRLASLKHHHAGLVLSCRGVKQKIREAKAFLPS, encoded by the coding sequence ATGGACGACCACCCTGGGGACCCCGAGACGGAAGATGGAGAGGTGGAGAGTCTGGCCTCGCGGCTGTCCGGGGTCAAGGCCAGCTCCGTCCCCCCCTCCCCGGTGGAACCCGCGAAGCCGGAGCCGGAGACGAAGACCGTAGAGGCTTCGGAGGAAGGCGCCGCCGCGCCGAAGCCGGCCAAATCCCAGGAAGGGCTGGCGGTCACCGAAGCTGCTGACGAGGAGGGGTCCGAAGAGCTTGAGAGCCCGGCCGAGGCCCAGGAGGAAGCCGAGCCAGGGAAGCCTCGGGAGGCCGGGCCTGGGGAGCCAGCCGAGCCGGAGCCCGAGGAACccgaggagggggaggaggaggagggcgaaGAAgaggctgcggcggcggcggtggcggagCCCGGGAGGAAGGGAGCCCCGTCGCAGGTCTCTCTGCAGCAGGCCACGGTCGGCAAGGAAGAGGCCGCGGCAGCCCGGGGCACTGCGCAGTTAGGCCAGGTAGAGGAGGACGAAGAGAGCGAGGCGAGCGAGGAGGGGTTGGAGGCCCGGGTCCCCCGGAAAGACGAGGACGAGCTGAGAAACCTCGACGAGGGGCTCGCTGTCGAGCCTCACGACTGGAGCGAGGAGGAGCAGAAGCAGCAGGAGCAACAGCTGCGCGCCGAGCTCCTGGAGCAGTATCGCGCCCTGGTGGTGGAGCGCGGCCGCTACCAACGCTACAACATCTACCTGCAGCACAGGATCTTCGAGGCGCTGCGCAAGAAGAAGGGTGTGGAGGCCGCCGCCGAGGCGCCCGGAGGTGACAGGGGCGCGGAGCCCGAGGCCTCTGAGAAAGAGCAGGCCTACCTCCGCCACCTGGCCGTCCTGGAGGACCTGCGGAAGCAGGAGGCCGACGACCTGCGCTGGTATCACCACGAGCTGGATCAGCTGAAGCTGCAGTGCCAAGAGAAGGTCTCCCGGGTGGACAAGGAGTGGCGGCGCTTCCAGGCGCTCAAGAAGCAGGTGGTGATGCAGGCCATGGGCAGCTGCCGGATGAGGGGCGGCCGCCAGGTCGCTCTGCGAGAGGTGGAGCAGATCCAGGCTCTGGAGGataagaaggagaaggagatgagcGCCGTGAGGCTAGAGAACGTGCAGCTGAAGCAGAGCCTGGTGCATTTTGAAACCAGGATGAGGACCCAGGAGGACCTGACCGAGGGCCTGCTCCTGATAGACTTTGAACAGCTCAAGATCGAGAACCAGACCTTCAACGAAAAGGTCGAGGAGCGGAACGAGGAGCTCCTGAAACTGCGCCACAAGGTGACCAACAACGTGCAGATAATAACTCACGTGAAGGAAAAGTTACACTTTGTGGACATAGAAAACATGTGTAAAAAGGCAGAGCTCATGGAGATTGAGGCTCAGGTGGCCCAGAAGAGGGACATCTTGACCAAGACTAAGCAAGCCCGAGATGGCCTGCGGCTTGACAACATCAGGCTGAATCAGAAGTGTGGGCTTCTGGGCAAGGAATCCCTCCTCCGGGACATGGAAGAGAAGGTGGACAGGACGGAGGTGCTCAACCAGCGCCTGGCGAGCCTGAAGCACCACCACGCCGGGCTTGTTCTGTCCTGTAGAGGCGTGAAGCAGAAGATTAGGGAGGCCAAGGCCTTTCTGCCCTCCTGA
- the TBC1D14 gene encoding TBC1 domain family member 14 isoform X6, whose product MEYEDKAGRPSKPPSPKQNVRKNLDFEPLSTTALILEDRPANLPAKPAEEAQKHRQQYEEMVVQAKKRELKEAQRRKKQLEERCRLEESIGNAVLTWNNEILPNWETMWCSRKVRDLWWQGIPPSVRGKVWSLAIGNELNITHELFDICLARAKERWRSLSTGGSEAETEDAGFSAADREASLELIKLDISRTFPSLCIFQQGGPYHDTLHSILGAYTCYRPDVGYVQGMSFIAAVLILNLDTADAFIAFSNLLNKPCQMAFFRVDHGLMLTYFAAFEVFFEENLPKLFAHFKKNNLTPDIYLIDWIFTLYSKSLPLDLACRVWDVFCRDGEEFLFRTALGLLRLFQDVLTRMDFIHVAQFLTRLPEDLPAEEFFASIASIQMQSRNKKWAQVLTALQKDSREMEKGSPSLRH is encoded by the exons ATG GAATATGAAGACAAGGCTGGACGACCTAGCAAGCCTCCCTCTCCGAAGCAGAATGTGAGGAAGAATCTTGATTTTGAGCCTCTTTCCACCACCGCACTCATCCTGGAAGACAGACCAGC AAATCTCCCAGCAAAGCCAGCTGAAGAAGCTCAGAAGCACCGGCAGCAGTATGAAGAGATGGTGGTTCAGGCCAAGAAGCGAG agctgaaagaagcccaGAGGAGGAAAAAGCAGCTGGAAGAAAGATGCAGACTAGAAGAAAGTATTGGAAATGCGGTCCTCACTTGGAACAACGAGATTTTGCCCAACTGGGAAACAAT GTGGTGCTCTAGAAAAGTTCGAGATTTGTGGTGGCAGGGAATCCCTCCCAGCGTGAGAGGCAAGGTCTGGAGCTTAGCCATTGGCAACGAGTTAAACATCACCCACG AGCTCTTCGACATCTGCCTCGCCCGAGCAAAGGAGCGGTGGCGGTCTTTGAGCACGGGAGGCTCCGAAGCAGAGACCGAAG ATGCTGGTTTTTCAGCAGCAGACAGAGAAGCCAGTCTGGAGCTGATTAAACTGGACATCTCCAGAACGTTCCCCAGTCTCTGCATTTTCCAGCAA GGTGGCCCGTACCACGACACGCTGCACAGCATCTTGGGCGCGTACACTTGTTACCGACCGGATGTGGGTTAT gTTCAGGGCATGTCCTTCATAGCGGCCGTGTTGATCTTGAACTTAGATACTGCAGATGCCTTCATTGCTTTTTCTAATCTTTTGAATAAACCCTGTCAGATGGCGTTTTTCCGAGTGGACCATGGCCTT ATGTTGACGTACTTTGCTGCATTTGAGGTATTCTTTGAAGAAAACTTGCCGAAATTATTTGCTCATttcaagaaaaacaatttaaCTCCAGACATCTACCTAATTGATTG GATCTTTACTCTCTACAGCAAGTCCCTGCCCCTCGACCTGGCCTGCCGGGTCTGGGATGTGTTCTGCCGCGATGGGGAAGAGTTCCTGTTCCGCACGGCCCTGGGCCTCCTCAGGCTATTCCAGGATGTCCTGACCAGGATGGACTTCATTCACGTGGCACAATTCCTCACGCGGCTGCCTGAGGACCTGCCTGCTGAGGAGTTCTTTGCTTCCATCGCCAGCATTCAGATGCAGAGTCGAAACAAGAAGTGGGCTCAG GTGCTGACTGCCTTGCAGAAGGACagcagggagatggagaaaggaagCCCGTCTCTGCGGCATTGA